A genome region from Chlorogloeopsis sp. ULAP01 includes the following:
- the aceB gene encoding malate synthase A codes for MTTSFSVQTNKSTKNVIKIRGKLSAQYAEILTPQALEFIAMLQRRFGAERERLLQLRETIQQQLDAGWQPDFPSETEAIRNDDWKVAPIPPDLQDRRVEITGPCDRKMVINALNSGANVFMADFEDANSPTWDNMVSGQINLRDAVNRTIEFSDSTTGKTYKLNEKTAVLIARPRGWHLLEEHILVDEQPISASLFDFGLYFFHNAHKLLKQGSGPYFYLPKLENRHEAKLWNEVFVAAQAAFGLKVGTIKVTVLLETILAAFEMDEILCALRDHIVALNCGRWDYIFSFIKKFRDRADCVLPDRQQVTMTTHFLRSYSLLTIKTCHRRGALAMGGMAAQIPIKTDPVANETALAKVKADKEREAGDGHDGTWVAHPALVPIARQVFDSKMPTSNQLSVLRDDITITTADLLSVPTGTITEAGLRNNIRVGILYMSAWLSGSGCVPLYNLMEDAATAEICRAQIWQWLHHNATLEDGRSIDRLLFQALLNEEIAALRQEIAAYSLWQKTFDIAIDLFTKLVIAENFEEFLTLPAYRYLVSL; via the coding sequence ATGACTACTAGCTTCAGTGTACAAACAAATAAATCAACTAAAAATGTAATCAAGATTCGTGGCAAACTTTCTGCACAATATGCTGAAATTTTGACTCCACAGGCGCTAGAGTTTATTGCCATGCTACAACGCCGCTTTGGTGCTGAACGAGAGCGTCTGCTGCAACTGCGAGAAACTATCCAGCAACAACTTGATGCAGGATGGCAACCCGACTTTCCCTCAGAAACGGAAGCGATACGCAATGATGACTGGAAAGTTGCTCCAATTCCCCCAGATTTGCAAGATCGTCGCGTTGAAATTACCGGGCCGTGCGATCGCAAAATGGTCATCAATGCCCTTAACTCTGGGGCGAATGTGTTTATGGCAGATTTTGAAGATGCCAACAGCCCCACTTGGGATAACATGGTATCCGGACAAATTAATCTGCGCGATGCTGTCAACCGCACGATTGAATTTAGCGATTCTACAACTGGCAAAACCTACAAACTTAATGAAAAAACAGCCGTTTTGATTGCTCGTCCTCGTGGTTGGCATCTCCTCGAAGAACATATTCTAGTGGACGAGCAGCCCATATCAGCCTCATTATTCGATTTTGGACTGTATTTCTTCCATAATGCCCACAAGCTCCTAAAACAAGGCTCTGGCCCCTATTTCTATTTGCCCAAATTGGAAAACAGGCATGAAGCCAAGTTGTGGAATGAGGTATTTGTTGCAGCTCAAGCAGCCTTTGGCTTAAAAGTTGGCACGATTAAGGTTACAGTCTTGCTCGAAACCATCCTTGCCGCTTTTGAGATGGATGAGATTCTCTGCGCCCTGCGCGATCACATTGTCGCTTTAAATTGTGGTCGCTGGGACTACATTTTTAGCTTCATTAAAAAATTCCGCGATCGCGCTGATTGCGTCTTACCCGATCGCCAGCAGGTAACCATGACGACTCATTTTCTGCGTTCCTACAGTCTGCTGACAATCAAGACTTGTCACCGCCGGGGTGCCTTGGCAATGGGAGGTATGGCGGCTCAAATCCCGATTAAAACAGATCCCGTTGCTAATGAAACAGCCCTTGCCAAAGTAAAAGCTGACAAAGAGCGGGAAGCCGGAGATGGGCATGATGGCACCTGGGTTGCACATCCTGCCCTCGTTCCCATAGCCCGCCAAGTGTTCGACAGCAAAATGCCCACTTCTAATCAGCTGTCTGTATTAAGAGACGACATCACCATCACCACAGCAGATTTGCTCAGTGTACCAACAGGAACCATCACCGAAGCCGGACTGCGCAATAACATTCGGGTTGGCATTTTGTACATGAGTGCTTGGCTGAGTGGTTCTGGTTGCGTCCCCTTGTATAACTTAATGGAAGATGCAGCTACAGCAGAAATATGTCGTGCTCAGATTTGGCAATGGCTCCATCATAACGCCACCTTAGAAGACGGTCGTAGCATCGATCGCCTCCTTTTCCAAGCTCTTCTCAACGAAGAAATTGCAGCATTACGCCAAGAAATTGCTGCTTACAGCCTTTGGCAAAAAACCTTTGACATAGCGATTGATTTGTTTACCAAGCTTGTGATTGCAGAAAACTTCGAGGAGTTCCTGACACTGCCAGCCTATCGATATCTTGTCAGTTTGTAA
- a CDS encoding CP12 domain-containing protein: protein MLKAADIMTKDVATIRSSATVAEAVRLMRARDWKALIVDRRHEQDAYGIISESDIVYKVIAYGKDPNRVRVYEVMTKPCIVVNPDLGLEYVARLFADHHIQRAPVIQNELLGIVSLADILANSTFLEQPRTILLEQQLQDEIRKAREVCTQKGIRSEECAAAWDVIEELQAEIAHQRAETIDRTAFEEYCDEYPEAKEIYDCWCSG from the coding sequence ATGTTAAAAGCCGCAGACATTATGACTAAAGATGTTGCTACAATTCGCAGTTCGGCAACGGTTGCTGAAGCTGTGAGGCTAATGAGGGCTAGAGATTGGAAAGCACTAATTGTGGATCGTCGCCACGAGCAGGATGCTTACGGCATTATTAGCGAGAGCGATATTGTCTATAAAGTTATTGCCTATGGTAAAGATCCAAATAGAGTGCGTGTTTACGAGGTAATGACCAAACCTTGTATCGTCGTTAACCCCGATCTAGGTTTAGAATACGTAGCGCGGTTATTTGCCGATCATCATATCCAGAGAGCGCCTGTAATTCAGAATGAACTACTAGGTATAGTTTCACTAGCTGACATTCTGGCAAATAGTACCTTTCTTGAGCAGCCCCGAACAATTCTGCTTGAGCAACAACTCCAAGACGAAATTAGAAAAGCTCGCGAAGTTTGTACTCAAAAAGGTATTCGTTCGGAAGAATGTGCTGCTGCTTGGGATGTTATCGAGGAACTACAAGCCGAAATTGCTCATCAACGAGCAGAGACAATAGACAGAACAGCCTTTGAAGAATACTGCGATGAGTATCCAGAGGCAAAAGAAATTTATGACTGCTGGTGTAGTGGCTAA
- the phaA gene encoding acetyl-CoA acetyltransferase PhaA, with protein MRNVYIVSALRTPLGRFGSVLADFSPTDLGAHVMRSALERAGITGEALDLYIMGNVLRAGHGQLLPRQAAFKAGIPETVNGYSVDMVCSSGMMSVINATLAIRAGEADIVLAGGMESMSQTGFFLSHRARWGYKFLLGAPEQLTDLLLRDGLMDATRGEGMGEQTERIAEYYGFSRKDLDEIAVDSHWRAAAATQRGCFKNEIASIEVTTKKGTQIIDTDEGIRPDTSLETLTKLRPAFNKNGVLTAGNSSQISDGAAALILASQVAVDRYGLKPIAKVLGGSWEGGESWRFVEMPVGAAKKLLDKLNRKISDFDLFENNEAFALNSLLFHRMLGVPIDKLNVNGGAIALGHPIGASGARIIVTLINALQERQQSLGMAALCHGTGGGTAIAIEQI; from the coding sequence ATGCGTAACGTGTACATTGTTTCAGCACTACGAACACCTCTCGGTCGATTTGGAAGTGTGTTGGCAGATTTTTCACCGACTGATTTAGGTGCTCACGTGATGCGATCTGCTTTAGAACGGGCAGGCATCACAGGAGAGGCATTAGACCTGTATATTATGGGCAATGTACTCAGAGCTGGACACGGACAGTTACTACCCCGCCAAGCAGCATTCAAAGCTGGTATTCCGGAGACGGTAAATGGATACTCTGTTGATATGGTCTGTTCGTCAGGAATGATGAGTGTAATTAATGCTACTCTAGCAATTCGGGCTGGAGAAGCAGACATCGTTCTGGCTGGGGGAATGGAGTCGATGTCCCAAACAGGCTTTTTCCTCTCTCACAGAGCTAGGTGGGGTTACAAATTTCTTCTGGGTGCGCCAGAGCAGTTAACGGATTTATTACTCCGAGATGGGTTGATGGATGCAACCAGAGGAGAAGGCATGGGAGAGCAAACGGAGCGGATCGCAGAATACTATGGATTTAGCCGCAAAGATTTAGATGAAATCGCTGTTGATTCCCACTGGCGGGCAGCCGCCGCAACGCAGCGAGGCTGTTTCAAAAATGAGATTGCCTCGATTGAAGTTACTACCAAAAAAGGCACACAAATAATAGATACTGATGAGGGAATTCGTCCGGATACATCACTGGAAACTCTGACAAAACTGCGCCCGGCTTTTAATAAGAATGGTGTTCTGACTGCGGGAAATAGTAGTCAGATCAGTGATGGGGCAGCAGCCTTGATTTTAGCCAGCCAAGTAGCAGTGGATAGGTATGGATTGAAGCCCATTGCTAAGGTACTTGGGGGAAGTTGGGAAGGCGGCGAGAGTTGGCGTTTTGTAGAAATGCCAGTTGGGGCAGCCAAGAAGTTATTGGATAAACTCAACCGGAAAATCTCAGATTTTGACTTGTTCGAGAATAACGAAGCTTTCGCGCTCAACTCTTTGCTTTTTCACCGGATGCTAGGAGTGCCTATTGATAAGTTGAATGTTAATGGCGGGGCGATCGCCCTCGGACATCCGATTGGTGCTTCTGGAGCCAGAATTATCGTCACGCTGATTAATGCCTTACAGGAGCGGCAGCAAAGTCTCGGCATGGCGGCACTTTGCCACGGTACTGGCGGTGGTACAGCGATCGCTATCGAACAAATATAA
- a CDS encoding hydrogenase maturation protease, translating into MNCNILVIGYGNDLRNDDAIGQRVAEKIATQHLANVKSIAVHQLTPELAPNLANVDLAIFVDACFNSENSNVQVKSLLPATNSYIAGHLSNPQALLALTKTLYSYYPQTWWVIVPGENFELGDHLSPVAQRGVAIALEKITSLINQAKTNSIGCRHS; encoded by the coding sequence ATGAACTGTAATATCCTAGTTATTGGTTATGGCAATGACTTACGTAATGATGATGCGATCGGACAAAGAGTAGCCGAGAAAATTGCCACTCAGCATTTAGCAAACGTGAAATCTATTGCTGTTCACCAACTGACTCCCGAACTCGCGCCAAATTTGGCAAATGTTGATTTGGCAATCTTTGTTGACGCTTGTTTTAATTCTGAAAACTCTAACGTGCAAGTAAAATCGCTCTTACCTGCCACCAATAGTTATATAGCAGGACATTTGAGCAATCCTCAAGCATTATTGGCTTTGACTAAAACTCTTTACAGTTATTATCCCCAAACTTGGTGGGTAATTGTTCCAGGAGAAAACTTTGAACTTGGCGATCACCTATCACCTGTTGCTCAACGCGGAGTAGCGATCGCCCTAGAAAAAATTACCAGTCTGATTAACCAAGCAAAAACTAACAGTATTGGTTGCAGGCACTCTTGA
- the aceA gene encoding isocitrate lyase, producing MSECTFETLVPSAPKGRFQGIQRAYTPEDVLKLRGSMQIRYTLAEMGANRLWELLHNEDYINALGAVTGNQAMQMVRAGLKAIYLSGWQVAADANLAVTMYPDQSLYPSNSGPELCRRINRTLQRADQIQHLEGKNNIYWFAPIVADAEAGFGGSLNSFEIMKAYIEAGAAAVHYEDQLASEKKCGHLGGKVLIPTSAHVRNLNAARLAADLMGIPTLIVARTDAESAKLITSDVDERDLPFITGERTAEGFYRLKAGTGLANCIARGLAYAPYADLLWWETSKPNLKEARLFAEAIHREFPDKLLAYNCSPSFNWKANLDDATIANFQKELGAMGYKFQFVTLAGFHCLNHGIFELARSYYQTGMSAYAQLQEAEFLSESDGYTAVRHQREVGTGYFDAVAVAISGGKSSTTALAASTETQQFHSPTEYKATHLSIDYKNQQGTFHAEFDNAVYKDGRQALEEFAKEAYYARMKEAYKEIEEFTRMDDE from the coding sequence ATGAGTGAATGTACTTTTGAAACCCTAGTTCCAAGTGCTCCTAAAGGTCGCTTTCAGGGAATTCAACGCGCATATACTCCTGAAGATGTGCTCAAACTGCGTGGTTCAATGCAAATCCGCTATACCCTTGCCGAAATGGGTGCAAACAGACTTTGGGAACTACTGCACAACGAAGACTATATCAATGCCCTTGGTGCAGTCACAGGGAATCAAGCAATGCAGATGGTGCGTGCTGGCTTGAAGGCAATTTACCTGTCTGGTTGGCAAGTTGCAGCAGATGCTAACTTAGCAGTAACAATGTATCCCGATCAAAGTCTGTATCCATCTAATAGTGGGCCAGAATTATGCCGTCGCATTAACCGGACATTGCAACGAGCCGATCAAATTCAGCATTTGGAAGGAAAAAACAATATTTACTGGTTTGCTCCCATCGTTGCTGATGCCGAAGCTGGGTTTGGTGGCTCTTTAAATAGCTTTGAAATTATGAAAGCCTACATTGAGGCGGGTGCGGCTGCGGTGCATTACGAAGATCAATTGGCTTCAGAGAAGAAATGCGGCCATCTCGGTGGCAAAGTGCTAATTCCAACATCTGCCCACGTTCGCAATTTGAATGCAGCACGGCTAGCGGCTGATTTAATGGGCATACCAACGCTAATTGTTGCCCGTACTGATGCAGAGAGTGCCAAATTGATTACTAGCGATGTTGATGAGCGAGATTTACCGTTTATCACGGGAGAGAGGACTGCTGAAGGGTTTTATCGCTTAAAAGCGGGTACAGGGCTGGCAAATTGCATTGCCCGTGGGTTAGCCTATGCACCGTATGCAGACTTACTGTGGTGGGAAACTTCCAAACCAAATCTCAAAGAAGCTCGACTATTTGCAGAAGCAATTCATCGAGAGTTTCCGGATAAATTGCTAGCTTATAATTGCTCTCCTTCTTTTAACTGGAAGGCAAACCTGGATGATGCCACAATCGCCAATTTCCAGAAAGAATTGGGAGCGATGGGCTATAAATTCCAGTTCGTAACCTTGGCAGGATTCCACTGTTTGAATCATGGCATATTTGAGCTAGCTCGTAGCTATTACCAAACAGGGATGAGCGCTTATGCCCAATTGCAGGAAGCGGAATTTTTGAGTGAGTCCGATGGATATACAGCAGTGCGCCATCAACGAGAAGTTGGCACGGGATATTTTGATGCCGTTGCAGTTGCAATTTCTGGCGGAAAATCATCGACAACAGCGCTAGCCGCCTCTACCGAAACGCAGCAATTTCACTCTCCGACAGAATATAAAGCTACTCATTTGAGCATTGACTATAAAAATCAGCAAGGTACTTTTCACGCCGAGTTTGACAATGCTGTTTACAAAGATGGGAGACAAGCATTAGAGGAGTTTGCCAAAGAAGCTTACTACGCCCGTATGAAGGAGGCTTACAAAGAAATCGAAGAATTTACCCGCATGGATGATGAATAG
- the hoxU gene encoding bidirectional hydrogenase complex protein HoxU, with translation MTVKTLTIDDQLISAREDETLLKAAQEAGIHIPTLCYLEGVSEVGACRLCLVEIAGSNKLQPACVTKVAEGMEVKTKSDRLQKYRRTILEMLFAEGNHICSVCVANSNCELQDLAIEMGMDHVRLEYHFSDHKVDVSHDRFGIDHNRCVLCTRCIRVCDEIEGAHTWDMAGRGTNSHVITDLNQPWGTSQTCTSCGKCVNACPTGAIFSKGASVGEMKHDRAKLDFLVTAREKQQWNF, from the coding sequence ATGACAGTCAAAACTTTAACAATTGATGACCAATTAATCAGCGCTCGTGAGGATGAAACTCTACTTAAAGCAGCACAGGAAGCAGGAATTCATATTCCGACACTGTGCTATTTAGAAGGAGTTTCAGAAGTTGGAGCTTGTCGCCTTTGCCTAGTCGAAATTGCTGGTAGCAATAAATTACAACCCGCTTGTGTTACAAAAGTTGCTGAAGGCATGGAAGTTAAGACTAAAAGCGATCGCCTACAGAAATACCGCCGCACGATTTTAGAGATGTTGTTTGCAGAAGGCAATCACATTTGTTCTGTGTGCGTGGCAAATAGCAATTGCGAATTGCAAGACTTGGCAATTGAGATGGGTATGGATCATGTGCGCTTAGAATACCACTTCAGCGATCACAAAGTCGATGTTTCTCACGATCGCTTTGGCATCGACCACAACCGTTGTGTACTTTGTACACGCTGTATACGTGTTTGTGACGAAATTGAAGGCGCTCACACGTGGGATATGGCAGGTAGAGGTACAAATTCACACGTAATTACCGACTTGAATCAACCTTGGGGAACCTCACAAACTTGTACTTCCTGTGGTAAATGTGTCAATGCTTGCCCTACAGGTGCAATTTTCTCTAAAGGTGCGAGTGTCGGCGAAATGAAACACGATCGCGCCAAACTCGACTTTCTTGTCACCGCACGGGAAAAACAGCAATGGAATTTTTAA
- a CDS encoding Ni/Fe hydrogenase subunit alpha, translated as MKKVIIDPVTRIEGHAKITIYLDDTGQVSDARFHVTEFRGFEKFCEGRPLAEMPGITARVCGICPVSHLLASAKAGDRILAVTIPPAAVKLRRLMNLGQIIQSHALSFFHLSAPDFLLGMDSDPGKRNVFGLIATDPELARGGIRLRQFGQEIIELLGGRKIHPSWAVPGGVREPLSEQGRTHIQARIPEVRTTILNALDLFKRLLQDYEKEAQTFGNFPSLFMGLVTPEGLWENYDGYIRFVDSAGNIIADKLDPTRYQEYIGEAVEPWTYLKFPYYRPLGYPDREDHCRLDSGIYRVGPLARLNVCSHIGTPLADRELQEFRDAGKGTVSSSFFYHYARLIEILASIEQIEILLNDPDLLSNRLRADAGINQLEAVGVSEAPRGTLFHHYQVDENGLIQKVNLLIATGQNNLAMNRTVAQIARHFIHGSEIPEGMLNRVEAGIRAFDPCLSCSTHAVGQMPLQVQLVRADGSVVNEVWRD; from the coding sequence ATGAAAAAAGTAATCATTGATCCTGTTACTCGGATCGAAGGACACGCCAAAATTACCATTTACCTTGATGACACAGGACAAGTCAGCGATGCTCGTTTCCATGTGACTGAATTTCGAGGATTTGAAAAGTTTTGTGAAGGGCGTCCTTTAGCAGAAATGCCCGGAATTACGGCACGCGTGTGTGGCATTTGTCCGGTGAGCCACTTGTTGGCTTCTGCAAAAGCAGGCGATCGCATTCTTGCTGTTACCATTCCTCCCGCAGCAGTAAAACTACGCCGTTTGATGAACTTGGGGCAAATTATCCAATCCCATGCTCTCAGTTTCTTCCACTTGAGTGCGCCTGATTTTTTGCTGGGCATGGATAGCGATCCAGGCAAACGTAATGTTTTTGGCTTAATTGCAACCGATCCAGAACTTGCTCGTGGAGGAATTCGCTTGCGCCAATTTGGGCAAGAAATCATTGAACTTCTGGGCGGGCGCAAAATTCACCCATCCTGGGCTGTACCTGGAGGTGTCAGGGAACCCTTATCTGAGCAGGGAAGAACTCACATTCAAGCTCGCATCCCTGAAGTACGAACTACAATCCTAAATGCACTAGATCTGTTTAAGCGTTTGCTCCAGGATTACGAAAAAGAAGCGCAAACCTTTGGTAATTTTCCTAGCTTGTTTATGGGATTAGTCACTCCTGAAGGCTTGTGGGAAAACTATGACGGATACATCCGCTTTGTCGATAGTGCAGGTAATATTATTGCCGACAAACTCGATCCAACTCGCTATCAAGAATATATCGGCGAAGCAGTTGAACCTTGGACTTACCTAAAATTTCCTTATTACCGTCCTTTAGGATATCCTGATCGAGAAGATCATTGTCGCTTAGATAGTGGTATTTATCGAGTAGGGCCTTTAGCACGTCTCAATGTTTGCAGTCACATTGGTACACCTTTAGCCGATCGCGAATTGCAAGAGTTTAGAGACGCAGGCAAAGGAACAGTTAGCTCTTCATTTTTCTATCACTACGCTCGACTAATCGAAATTCTCGCATCAATTGAGCAGATTGAAATTTTGCTTAACGATCCAGATTTACTATCCAATCGACTCCGTGCCGATGCTGGTATTAATCAACTAGAAGCAGTAGGCGTCAGTGAAGCACCGCGCGGTACTTTGTTCCATCACTATCAAGTAGATGAAAACGGCTTAATCCAAAAAGTGAATTTGCTGATTGCCACTGGGCAAAACAACTTGGCAATGAATCGCACAGTCGCTCAAATTGCCCGGCACTTTATTCATGGTTCGGAAATTCCGGAAGGAATGTTAAATCGTGTAGAAGCTGGAATTCGAGCATTCGATCCTTGTCTGAGTTGTTCCACCCATGCAGTCGGGCAAATGCCTTTGCAGGTTCAATTAGTCAGAGCAGATGGCAGTGTTGTAAATGAAGTGTGGCGGGATTAA
- the phaE gene encoding class III poly(R)-hydroxyalkanoic acid synthase subunit PhaE: protein MQKETNSWSGMADQVMKTWTDVGTQAWKSWFDMLASAARNPIADTKPGVESINQRFVENQELLLRLLKLSFNTWQDLFPKVESGEDWQHSLKNYTEQLRAQVEDFSQGTLKVNQNAAELWQLYLKETQKFSQLWANALGATVDPLSQATVSGTSQPWIELNNLYWNLLYEQSFGSLMQIPLLGPSREINGKLLRAFDGWTTLYRASVDYQILLAEIQAQSFEELMRELISLAEKGEKVKDWRQFQELWGRIADDVFEKAFCLEDNLKVRGRFLNALNNYRLDQQELTEVWMKMMNLPLRSEVDEVHKSIYELRKEVKNLKKALAKYEAQAQTTPPKHEEQ from the coding sequence ATGCAAAAAGAAACAAATTCCTGGAGTGGAATGGCAGATCAAGTTATGAAAACTTGGACTGATGTAGGCACTCAAGCTTGGAAAAGCTGGTTTGATATGCTGGCATCAGCAGCTCGCAATCCGATCGCAGATACCAAACCAGGAGTAGAGTCTATTAATCAGCGATTTGTAGAAAATCAAGAACTGCTGCTCCGCTTACTCAAACTTTCATTTAATACCTGGCAAGATCTCTTTCCCAAAGTTGAATCTGGAGAAGATTGGCAACATTCCCTCAAAAACTACACAGAACAACTGCGCGCTCAAGTTGAGGATTTTTCTCAAGGAACCCTTAAAGTCAATCAAAATGCAGCTGAGTTATGGCAGCTCTATCTTAAAGAAACGCAAAAGTTTAGCCAACTTTGGGCGAATGCCCTGGGGGCGACTGTTGATCCGCTAAGTCAGGCAACAGTTAGCGGCACCAGCCAACCCTGGATTGAGTTAAATAATCTCTACTGGAATCTGCTATACGAGCAAAGCTTTGGCAGTTTGATGCAAATTCCCTTGTTGGGGCCTAGCCGTGAAATTAACGGCAAATTACTGCGAGCTTTTGACGGTTGGACGACACTATATCGAGCAAGTGTTGATTATCAAATTTTGTTAGCCGAGATCCAGGCACAATCCTTTGAAGAGCTGATGCGAGAGTTGATCTCCCTCGCAGAAAAGGGCGAAAAAGTTAAAGACTGGCGGCAATTTCAGGAACTTTGGGGCAGGATTGCTGATGATGTGTTTGAGAAGGCATTTTGCTTAGAAGACAATCTCAAGGTTCGAGGTAGATTCTTGAATGCTCTCAATAACTACCGACTCGATCAGCAAGAGCTAACGGAGGTATGGATGAAAATGATGAATCTGCCCCTACGCAGTGAAGTGGACGAGGTTCATAAAAGCATCTACGAACTGCGCAAAGAGGTTAAGAACCTGAAAAAAGCCTTAGCTAAATACGAAGCTCAAGCGCAAACAACTCCGCCAAAACATGAAGAACAGTAG
- a CDS encoding ribbon-helix-helix domain-containing protein — translation MANSPLVSVRIPPEILERIDQLAQELYPSRRAGKNPNRSQVILDAIALFLEQHESSSTSTLDINEQLDDQQIQKALDEPLDDEPINIALQKYSKYMEHPTQYPQPIELPTREYIDWWFNYFSYMKKLTDMWFGVKS, via the coding sequence ATGGCTAATTCCCCTTTGGTATCTGTTCGCATTCCGCCTGAGATACTAGAGCGCATCGATCAACTGGCGCAGGAACTGTACCCATCTCGTCGAGCAGGAAAAAATCCGAATCGCTCTCAAGTAATTTTGGATGCGATCGCTCTATTCTTAGAGCAACATGAGTCTAGCTCTACAAGCACTCTAGATATTAATGAACAACTTGATGATCAACAAATCCAAAAAGCATTAGATGAACCCCTTGATGATGAGCCAATAAATATCGCACTCCAAAAGTACTCTAAATATATGGAACACCCTACACAATATCCTCAACCGATAGAACTTCCTACGCGAGAGTACATAGATTGGTGGTTCAATTATTTTTCATATATGAAAAAGCTCACTGATATGTGGTTCGGTGTTAAGTCATAG
- the phaB gene encoding acetoacetyl-CoA reductase PhaB translates to MPYRSGSKVSAWRHFATVLAVVQRSLSNKYKEYKGELVMVSLGLEDKVIVVTGGDRGIGAAMVALFQELGAKVAYTDIKISEGKSGALAIEADVTSLASMEAAAAKIEEKLGPVYGVVANAGITRDNFFTKLTPEDWDAVINVNLKGVNHTIQPFISGMYERGEGSVVCISSISGERGNVGQVNYAATKAAVIGLVKSLARETARYGVRVNAVAPGFIDTEMTRAIPDKVKEKITAEIPFRRFGKPEEIAWAVAFLLSPVASSYVTGEVLRVNGAHHT, encoded by the coding sequence ATGCCTTACAGGAGCGGCAGCAAAGTCTCGGCATGGCGGCACTTTGCCACGGTACTGGCGGTGGTACAGCGATCGCTATCGAACAAATATAAAGAATACAAAGGAGAATTGGTAATGGTATCTTTAGGATTGGAAGATAAAGTCATTGTTGTTACAGGCGGCGATCGAGGAATTGGCGCTGCAATGGTGGCCTTATTTCAAGAATTAGGAGCAAAGGTTGCTTATACCGACATCAAAATCAGCGAAGGCAAAAGTGGAGCTTTGGCGATCGAGGCAGATGTAACTAGCTTGGCATCTATGGAAGCTGCTGCTGCCAAAATAGAAGAGAAGTTGGGGCCTGTTTATGGAGTAGTTGCTAATGCTGGGATTACCCGCGATAACTTTTTTACTAAATTGACACCGGAAGACTGGGATGCAGTCATTAACGTCAACTTAAAAGGTGTGAATCACACCATTCAACCTTTTATTTCTGGGATGTATGAACGAGGAGAAGGTTCAGTCGTCTGTATCAGTTCAATTTCCGGAGAACGGGGTAATGTCGGACAAGTAAACTATGCTGCCACCAAAGCTGCTGTAATTGGTCTAGTGAAATCTCTTGCGAGAGAAACTGCTCGTTATGGCGTGCGGGTAAATGCTGTAGCGCCGGGCTTCATCGATACAGAAATGACTAGGGCAATCCCAGATAAAGTTAAAGAAAAAATCACCGCAGAGATTCCTTTCCGTCGCTTTGGTAAGCCAGAAGAAATTGCCTGGGCAGTAGCATTTCTTCTTTCACCCGTTGCCAGTAGCTATGTCACAGGTGAAGTGTTGCGAGTCAATGGTGCGCATCACACTTAG
- a CDS encoding oxidoreductase, producing MTRLKLATVWLGGCSGCHMSFLDLDEWLFDLAAQVDLVYSPFMDTKEYPQQVDVVLVEGAIANEEHLETIKTVRERSHLLVSFGDCAVTGNVTALRNPLGSAEPVLQRCYIETADIHGQIPQEPGIVPQLLDRVTPVHTVVPVDIYLPGCPPSATRIQAVLEPLLRGKIPQLEGREFIKFG from the coding sequence ATGACTCGTTTGAAATTAGCAACAGTATGGCTTGGTGGTTGTTCTGGCTGTCATATGTCCTTTCTCGACTTAGACGAATGGCTATTTGATTTAGCAGCACAGGTAGATTTAGTATACAGTCCGTTCATGGATACCAAAGAATACCCACAACAAGTAGATGTAGTGTTAGTCGAGGGAGCGATCGCCAACGAAGAACATTTAGAAACGATTAAAACAGTGAGAGAGCGATCACACCTCCTTGTTTCCTTTGGCGACTGTGCTGTCACTGGTAATGTTACGGCTTTACGCAATCCCTTGGGCAGTGCCGAACCAGTTTTACAACGTTGTTACATCGAAACCGCAGATATCCACGGGCAAATTCCCCAAGAGCCTGGGATTGTGCCGCAGTTACTAGATCGAGTTACACCAGTTCATACAGTAGTACCAGTTGATATTTACTTACCAGGTTGCCCGCCGTCAGCTACTCGAATTCAAGCAGTCTTAGAGCCACTCTTACGCGGAAAAATACCACAACTAGAAGGACGCGAATTCATCAAATTTGGCTAA